The following proteins are co-located in the Malassezia restricta chromosome II, complete sequence genome:
- a CDS encoding dihydroorotase, which yields MVETLEIPSPADFHVHLRQGPMSELVTPHVALGGIDLAYVMPNLTPPLTSAQQTVDYMAQLRAIAPHTRFLGTMYLSPSITPDEIRRASAAGIRGVKSYPRGVTTNSDGGIEDYEVYFPVFEAMQECGMVLNLHGEIPSDTDKGVCVLNAEPLFLAHLEKIHTHFPQLRIVLEHATTRAAVECVKRCGDTVACTITAHHLQLTVDDWAGKPLHFCKPVAKMPDDRAALREVIREGHPRFFLGSDSAPHPLAAKYPSPASRNDSTDELMLNCGCAAGVYTSPILLPLCATLLESFGALDQLAAFVSEHGRRFYNEPAEPGRVVRLRRATPQDAPVPAAYVHSSSTDKRDGDPSKLQVSPFFAGQHLGWVLA from the coding sequence ATGGTGGAAACGCTCGAGATCCCATCGCCCGCCGACTTTCATGTGCATCTTCGGCAGGGGCCTATGAGTGAGCTGGTGACGCCTCATGTGGCCTTGGGCGGCATCGACCTGGCCTATGTCATGCCGAACTtgacgccgccgctgacATCCGCGCAGCAGACGGTGGACTacatggcgcagctgcgagcTATCGCCCCACATACCCGCTTCCTTGGAACCATGTACCTATCGCCAAGTATCACGCCAGATGAGATTCGCCGTGCATCTGCGGCTGGTATACGTGGCGTGAAGAGCTACCCACGCGGTGTGACGACGAACAGCGACGGTGGCATTGAGGACTATGAAGTGTACTTCCCTGTCTTTGAGGCGATGCAAGAGTGCGGCATGGTGCTCAACCTGCACGGTGAAATTCCCAGCGATACTGACAAGGGTGTGTGTGTCCTGAACGCCGAGCCGCTGTTTCTGGCGCACCTCGAAAAGATCCACACGCACTTTCCGCAGCTGCGCAttgtgctcgagcacgccacgacgcgtgccgcTGTCGAATGCGTGAAACGCTGTGGCGATACGGTGGCGTGCACGATCACCGCACACCATCTGCAGCTGACGGTCGACGACTGGGCCGGCAAGCCGCTGCACTTTTGCAAGCCCGTGGCCAAGATGCCAGATGACCGTGCGGCCCTGCGCGAAGTCATTCGCGAAGGGCATCCGCGCTTCTTTCTCGGCTCCGACTCCGCTCCGCATCCCCTCGCGGCCAAGTACCCATCGCCAGCGAGTCGAAATGACTCAACGGACGAGCTCATGCTGAACTGCGGGTGTGCAGCGGGTGTCTATACATCGCCCATTCTTCTTCCGCTCTGCGCGACACTGCTTGAATCGTTtggcgcgctggatcagctCGCTGCGTTTGTGAGTGAACATGGCCGCCGCTTTTACAACGAACCGGCCGAGCCAGGTCGAGTCGTACGGCTGCGCCGAGCTACGCCGCAGgacgcgcctgtgccagccGCCTACGTCCACTCATCCAGCACAGACAAGCGCGATGGCGACC
- a CDS encoding zinc finger protein HUA1 codes for MPPPLEPSEPPPSYEDVLASTWGDASSHHEAAAPSLPPRPRPPSPSSTAPAPPRPVGPLPTASPANGYPLLYKGKILLYPATVPTCTKCYETGYVNRNPLKPCKSCWHRYGKAYTGAVKNAYEQGGAHGYLADQRIQQPLRFYTPMQSHAFHPPAPRPPQPFSPSIGTQPPSGPSSRPDVYPEDQHSSVPPRYDVVSHTSSEKPLMQQDYPLYAPPPPPRPMPCYAPPPPGAAPLVDWYGYQPPPGAVAVMPGDPRIGGTLCYKCGGTGNANDLFSLFGLDDECNTCGGAGRIMR; via the coding sequence ATGCCACCACCACTGGAGCCGAGCgagccgccgccctcgTACGAGGATGTGCTCGCGAGCACATGGGGAGATGCGTCGTCGCATCATGAGGCGGCAGCACCAAGCTtgccgccacggccacgcCCCCCTTCCCCATCCAGCACGGCCCCTGCGCCTCCACGCCCTGTGGGCCCGTTGCCTACCGCGTCGCCAGCCAATGGATACCCCCTTCTGTACAAAGGCAAGATTCTCTTATACCCTGCGACTGTCCCAACATGCACCAAGTGCTACGAGACGGGCTACGTGAATCGAAATCCGCTCAAGCCATGCAAATCTTGCTGGCATCGCTATGGCAAAGCGTACACCGGCGCCGTGAAGAATGCGTACGAGCAGGGCGGCGCGCATGGCTACCTAGCTGACCAGAGGATCCAGCAGCCCCTGCGATTCTATACGCCTATGCAAAGCCACGCTTTTCatccgcctgcgcctcggcccCCTCAGCCGTTTTCTCCATCCATTGGCACGCAGCCACCGAGTGGCCCATCATCGCGGCCTGACGTGTACCCCGAGGACCAGCACAGTAGTGTGCCGCCTCGCTACGATGTGGTGTCGCACACGTCTAGTGAAAAGCCCCTCATGCAGCAAGACTATCCATTgtatgcgccgccgccaccaccgcgCCCCATGCCATGCTACGCTCCGCCACCGCccggcgctgcgcctctcGTCGATTGGTACGGATATCAGCCGCCACCCGGCGCGGTCGCTGTGATGCCGGGCGATCCTCGCATTGGAGGCACACTGTGTTACAAATGCGGGGGCACAGGGAATGCCAATGACCTATTTTCCCTATTTGGGCTGGACGATGAATGCAACACTTGcggtggcgctggacgcaTCATGAGATAA
- a CDS encoding cactin protein codes for MAGMARREEGQAAWYPDAKRLRTDDDEGGVFRWKKKEVEEQRAGLSRHDVERRDAARRAEAEREAERLRARRVQRENARREREEEEARRARQAESAVMADWVAKEDEFMLQQSKARAAIRVRDHRARPIDWLVMPLLDDTEYDDEVDVPLKEPTAYMDTLAPSELQELHADIQTFVRLDADRAAYWKDALIVCDDRCRRVRHQDQTHVDPSILADADALLADKSADELLELQTSIRSKMRSGEPLDVEYWDMMLQRIVVWRSVAKLRAVHEKTVQEKIAKRRHEQRCDAERHCAELAEQLDTPRKYDVVWDAAEMEPPGRPVHDLTPEERPLPMYTPASLRAKLREARRDVLSRSYIPRQQTEWHRSCQTADDFVRQEAARAMGVNEEAFHDDVRLTQQAHHGESKYRIRKPRYFNRVHTGYEWNRYNQVHYDAEHPPPKQVQGYKFHLFYPDLLDPMQAPTYRVLPDPEGPGDTVLLRFSAGPPYEDVAFRIVQREWDYSYKRGFRSSFDRGILQLHFNFKRFKYRK; via the exons ATggctggcatggcacgtAGGGAAGAGGGGCAGGCTGCGTGGTATCCAGATGCGAAGCGCCTGCGGACCGACGATGATGAGGGAGGTGTGTTTCGATGGAAAAAGAAGGAGGTCGAGGAGCAGCGTGCAGGTCTTTCTCGACATGACGTCGAACGGCGtgacgctgcgcgacgtgccgaggctgagcgcgaggcTGAGCGGCTgagagcgcgtcgtgttcAGCGCGAAAATGCACGCCGCGAgcgtgaagaagaggaagcgcggcgtgcgcgccaggcAGAGTCGGCCGTGATGGCAGATTGGGTGGCGAAAGAGGACGAGTTTATGCTCCAGCAGTCCAAGGCGCGAGCTGCGATTCGCGTGCGTGATCACCGAGCGCGACCGATTGACTGGCTTGTCATGCCGCTTTTGGATGATACTGAATATGATGACGAGGTGGATGTGCCGCTGAAAGAGCCGACCGCCTATATGGATACACTCGCTCCGAGTGAGCTGCAAGAGCTCCATGCCGATATACAAACGTTTGTGCGTCTCGACGCAGACCGCGCTGCGTACTGGAAAGATGCGTTGATCGTATGCGATGATCGCTGCCGTCGCGTCCGGCACCAAGATCAGACGCATGTGGACCCCTCGATCCTGGCAGACGcagatgcgctgctggcggACAAATCAGCGGACGAGTTGCTCGAGCTACAGACATCTATTCGCAGCAAGATGCGTTCTGGAGAGCCCTTGGATGTCGAATACTGGGACATGATGCTACAGCGTATCGTGGtctggcgcagcgtcgccaaattgcgcgccgtgcacgaaAAGACGGTGCAGGAAAAGATCGCGAagcggcggcacgagcagcgctGCGATGCAGAGCGGCATTGTGCTGAACTGGCAGAGCAGCTCGACACGCCGAGGAAGTACGATGTGGTATGGGACGCGGCTGAGATGGAGCCGCCAGGACGCCCGGTGCATGATCTGACGCCGGAGGAGCGTCCGTTACCCATGTATACCcctgcgtcgctgcgtgccaagctgcgagaggcgcgccgcgatgTGCTTAGCCGGTCATATATTCCACGGCAGCAGACTGAGTGGCATCGCTCGTGCCAAACAGCCGATGACTTTGTGCGTCAAGAGGCAGCACGGGCGATGGGTGTGAATGAAGAGGCATTCCATGACGATGTTCGACTCACGCAACAGGCACATCATGGGGAGAGCAAGTACCGCATCCGCAAACCGCGCTACTTCAACCGCGTGCACACGGGCTACGAGTGGAATCGGTACAACCAGGTGCACTATGACGCAGAGCATCCACCGCCCAAGCAAGTGCAAGGGTACAAGTTTCATCTGTTTTATCCGGACTTGCTGGATCCCATGCAGGCGCCCACGTACCGCGTCTTGCCTGATCCTGAGGGGCCAGGGGACACTGTGCTGTTGCGCTTCAGTGCGGGCCCTCCGTACGAGGATGTGGCTTTTCgcatcgtgcagcgtgAATGGGACTATTCGTACAAACGCGGTTTTCGAAGCAGCTTTGACCGCGGTATTTTACAACTACACT TCAACTTTAAGCGATTCAAGTACCGCAAGTAA
- a CDS encoding anticodon-binding domain protein — translation MSRTDAIHETLQSNVSAIVQLTVSYPSFHAPEYAVPTESLVGRLWAYDAASNVVVIETGHTSALAPSMRRAAASAVCETSPRVLSNSGALAGFKMVRASKIQRVDVLQDDQSIPLTTVHPVPVAAIEARDAAAKKKCQERVAQLAPSNVSDVGQVVFDAVNKTLPCRWHDSHIIVLDEVVISGPTYDISTTYVPGLPDDQLQQLLHDEDANISSQIERANDKARTWQRVTRVLDSVHAQQAARRPSLVERAS, via the exons ATGTCTCGTACAGACGCGATCCACGAGACATTGCAGTCGAATGTGTCGGCCATCGTGCAGCTGACTGTGTCGTACCCTAGCTTTCATGCGCCCGAATATGCGGTTCCCACCGAGAGCCTGGTAGGCCGGCTCTGGGCGTACGATGCTGCCAGTAATGTGGTCGTGATCGAGACGGGGCATACGAGTGCGCTGGCCCCGTCCATGCGACGGGCTGCTGCCTCAGCAGTATGCGAGACATCGCCGCGCGTATTATCTAacagcggcgcgctcgccggCTTCAAAATGGTACGAGCGTCGAAAATCCAGCGAGTCGATGTGTTGCAGGACGACCAGTCCATACCTCTCACGACCGTCCATCCGGTGCCGGTCGCCGCGATCGAGGCtcgtgatgcagctgccAAGAAAAAATGCCAGGAACGCGTTGCCCAATTAGCACCATCCAATGTGAGTGATGTCGGGCAGGTCGTGTTTGATGCCGTGAACAAAAC TCTCCCTTGCCGCTGGCACGACTCTCACATAATTGTGCTGGATGAAGTCGTGATC TCTGGCCCCACCTATGATATCTCCACCACCTACGTGCCTGGTCTTCCTGATGaccagctccagcagctcttgcacGATGAAGACGCCAACATTTCATCGCAgatcgagcgtgccaaTGACAAGGCACGTACTTGGCAACGCGTCACGCGAGTG CTAGATTCTGTGCACGCCCAGCAAGCCGCCCGTAGACCGTCGTTGGTAGAGCGCGCCTCCTAA
- a CDS encoding NADH dehydrogenase (ubiquinone) 1 alpha subcomplex subunit 2, which translates to MASTLSKAFPAAVKEIRMHFSPTSASSSGARKFVAQHYKEVKASNPYIPFLVREAQGGPARLFVRLERGAEKNAEISNLEPSAIIKALEDLIK; encoded by the exons ATGGCATCGACTCTGTCCAAGGCCTTCCCTGCGGCTGTCAAAGAGATTCGCATGCACTTCTCTCCCACAAGTGCATCCAGCTCGGGTGCTCG TAAGTTCGTGGCTCAACACTACAAAGAGGTCAAGGCGTCGAACCCTTACATTCCCTTCCTTGTGCGTGAAGCACAGGGAGGTCCGGCTCGTCTGTTTGTTCGTCTGG AACGTGGAGCGGAAAAGAACGCAGAAATCAGCAACCTCGAGCCTAGCGCGATTATCAAGGCCCTCGAGGATCTGATCAAGTGA
- a CDS encoding protein pelota yields the protein MRILSKVLERDGSGTVSVIPDCDEDLYHLYNLIQPEDLVSASTVRRIQSESSTGSIESHRMRLQLTLSVTKIDFEMAAGSGMSSAVSTSNEPLSESDASSPASTPMSSLVLGEAGSTPSLSGASQGQPTLHISGRVAVENNHVRTGSFHTLDIELNRKVSITKEQWDQHHLDILEESGNAGSTAEVGAIILGEGRAIVCLLTNTMTIIKQRIQVSLPRKRAGAGYGVAQQSTGTTKLTDRFYTQVYDAVIKLLSLPEMRVVLLASPGFWRDNMYDYLLSEATKRSDKILMGNEGKRKLLKVHCATPHVHSLMEVLKSPEVAAQLQNTKFTRENQLMDQFLRKLATSEQFAWYGERQILMAADRGAIGTLLLSDAFLRNVHPTIRKRWLELCDQVKSFGGSVVIFSSLHESGRQLNGLGGVAALLTYPLDLDLVEEEEEEARAAAT from the coding sequence ATGCGTATCCTCAGCAAGGTTTTGGAGCGCGatggcagcggcacggTATCTGTCATCCCAGACTGCGATGAGGATCTGTATCACTTGTACAACCTCATACAACCGGAAGATCTCGTGTCTGCTTCGACCGTTCGAAGAATCCAAAGCGAGTCGAGCACGGGCTCGATTGAATCACATCGGATGCGCCTCCAGCTCACCTTGTCAGTCACCAAGATTGATTTTGAGATGGCTGCAGGCTCAGGTATGTCAAGCGCCGTCTCTACATCTAATGAGCCTCTTTCTGAGAGCGATGCAAGCTCGCCAGCCTCGACGCCCATGAGCTCCCTGGTGCTGGGCGAAGCTGGTAGCACGCCCTCTTTAAGCGGTGCAAGTCAGGGGCAACCGACGCTGCACATCTCAGGACGCGTGGCTGTGGAAAATAATCACGTTCGCACTGGCTCCTTCCACACGTTGGATATCGAGCTGAATCGTAAAGTATCGATTACGAAGGAGCAATGGGACCAGCATCATTTGGATATCCTGGAGGAGAGTGGCAATGCAGGCAGCACGGCCGAAGTCGGCGCCATTATCTTGGGCGAAGGTCGTGCCATCGTGTGTCTTTTGACAAACACCATGACCATCATTAAGCAGCGCATTCAGGTCTCCCTCCCAAGAAAACGCGCTGGGGCAGGCTACGGCGTGGCTCAACAGTCGACAGGCACAACGAAACTTACTGATCGTTTCTACACACAGGTATACGATGCCGTTATCAAGCTGCTTTCGCTTCCTGAGATGCGTGTCGTGCTCCTTGCCTCGCCTGGTTTCTGGCGTGATAATATGTATGACTATTTACTGTCTGAGGCTACGAAACGGTCTGACAAGATCCTTATGGGTAATGAGGGAAAGCGAAAGCTCTTAAAGGTTCATtgcgcgacgccgcacgTCCATTCTTTAATGGAGGTGCTCAAGAGCCCCGAGGTGGCGGCCCAGTTGCAGAACACCAAATTTACGCGTGAGAATCAATTGATGGACCAATTCCTTCGAAAGCTTGCTACGTCGGAACAGTTTGCATGGTATGGTGAGCGCCAAATTTTGATGGCAGCTGACCGTGGCGCTATCGGTACCTTGTTGCTTTCTGATGCCTTCTTGCGGAATGTCCACCCGACGATTCGGAAACGATGGCTAGAGTTGTGCGATCAGGTCAAGAGCTTTGGTGGCTCTGTTGTCATATTTAGTTCCCTGCACGAAAGTGGCCGGCAGCTGAACGGTCTGGGCGGTGTAGCTGCCCTGCTGACCTATCCCTTGGATCTTGACCTTgtcgaagaagaggaagaagaggcacgggcggcagcCACCTAA